Within Streptomyces roseirectus, the genomic segment GCCTCCCTCGGGCAATTGGCCGGGCCCGTCGCCGCCGGCGCCCTCATCGGCGGCCACGACCTGGCCGGCACCAGCGCCCTCGCGCTGCTCGTCGCGGGGGCGGGCGCGGCCGTCGCGGTCAGCTCGCTGTGGCGGATCGAGGACCGGGCGACGATCCCCACGTCCCGTGCGCGGCAAGGCGACCGGGTGTCCGTGACGGGGATCCTGCGGACCCGGGGAGTGCCCGCCGGGATGCTCGTCAGCATGTCGGTGCTGTCCGCGACCGACATCCTCACCGCCTATCTGCCGGTGGTCGGCGAGGACCGCGGCATCTCGCCGGCGGCCGTCGGTCTGCTGCTCAGCCTGCGCGCCGCCGCGTCCATCGCCTGCCGGCTGATCCTCACGCCGCTGCTGCGCCTGCTCGGCCGCACCCGGCTCCTCACCCTGACCTGCCTGCTGGCCGCGCTGCTGTGCGCCGCGATCGCGGTTCCCGTGCCGGTGTGGGTGCTCGGCGTCGTCCTCGCGGCCCTCGGCTTCTGCCTCGGCGTCGGCCAGCCGCTGTCCATGACGACGGTCGTCCAGGCGGCCCCCGCCTCCGCCCGCTCGACCGCCCTCGCGCTGCGCCTCACCGGCAACCGCCTCGCCCAGGTGGCGGCCCCCGCCTCCGCCGGCCTCCTCGCCGGCGCCGTCGGAGTGGCGGCCCCCTTCCTGCTCCTGGGCACCCTCCTGCTCCTGTCCTCGGGGGTGGTCCTGCGGGCACCGGCACCCGAGAGGGACGAGAACCCCCAGGAGGACGACCCCCCGAACCGACCCGTACGCCAGGACTACCCCCTGAGTCGCAAGACCGAGGACCGACACCCCTAGGGGTATCCCGCACCCTGAATGGGGCATCCCGCACCCTGAATTCGGACGTCCGCTTTCTCATACTTCGGGACTAGGGGTCCCGAAGCCTTCCCCCGGGGTGGCCCGTCCATTAGCTTCCCTTGCTCACCCGTCCCGTACGACCCGTGAGGGACGGCCGAGGGCCGGGTGCCGGCGCAGCTGGGGACGAGTCTCATGACACGCGCGATCTCTCTGCACGATGTGAGCAAGGCTTATACGAAGGGCGTACGGGTGGTGGACGGTCTGACGCTGGACGTCGGGCCGGGGGAGTTCCTGGTGCTGCTGGGGCCGTCGGGGTGCGGAAAGTCGACGGTGCTGAGGATGATCGCGGGCCTGGAGGAGATCAGCGAGGGCGAACTCCTGCTGGACGGCGCGTACGCGAACGATCTCCCGCCCGCCGAACGGGACATCGCGATGGTGTTCCAGAACTTCGCGCTGTACCCGACGATGACGGGCCGCGCCAACATCGGCTTCCCGCTGCGCATGGAGGCGCCCGGCGCCGACCCGTCCCCCCAGGTCGACGCCACCGCTCGGATGCTGGGCATCGAGGACCTGCTGGAGCGCTACCCGTCCCAGCTCTCCGGCGGCGAACGCCAGCGCGTGGCGATGGGCCGGGCGCTGGCCCGCAGACCCTCCGCGTTCCTGATGGACGAACCCCTCTCCAACCTCGACGCGAAACTCCGCACCCACTTACGCGCCGAGATCGCGCAGCTGACGACGGGGCTCGGCGTCACCACCCTGTACGTCACCCACGACCAGGCGGAGGCGATGTCGCTGGGCGACCGGGTCGCCGTCCTGCGCGGCGGCGTCCTGCAGCAGGTGGACACCCCGCGCAACGTCTACGCGCTGCCCCGCAACGTCTTCGTCGCCGCGTTCATCGGCACCCCCAGGATCAACCTGCTGCGCGGCGTGGTGCGCGCCCCGCTCGACGGCGCGATGTCGATCAACCTCGGCCGGCAGGCCCTGCGGCTGCCCGAACCCCTGTCCGCCGAGCACAAGCTGCTCCGCGTCCAGCAGGGCCGCGA encodes:
- a CDS encoding MFS transporter — translated: MGPGRNRGWLLRLVVAFSFAQGAVSMARPAVSYRALALGADERAVGVIAGVYALLPLFAAVPLGRRTDHGRCAPLLPVGVVLIAGGCALSGVAGSLWAMALWSGVMGLGHLSFVIGAQSLVARQSAPHEQDRNFGHFTIGASLGQLAGPVAAGALIGGHDLAGTSALALLVAGAGAAVAVSSLWRIEDRATIPTSRARQGDRVSVTGILRTRGVPAGMLVSMSVLSATDILTAYLPVVGEDRGISPAAVGLLLSLRAAASIACRLILTPLLRLLGRTRLLTLTCLLAALLCAAIAVPVPVWVLGVVLAALGFCLGVGQPLSMTTVVQAAPASARSTALALRLTGNRLAQVAAPASAGLLAGAVGVAAPFLLLGTLLLLSSGVVLRAPAPERDENPQEDDPPNRPVRQDYPLSRKTEDRHP
- a CDS encoding ABC transporter ATP-binding protein, whose product is MTRAISLHDVSKAYTKGVRVVDGLTLDVGPGEFLVLLGPSGCGKSTVLRMIAGLEEISEGELLLDGAYANDLPPAERDIAMVFQNFALYPTMTGRANIGFPLRMEAPGADPSPQVDATARMLGIEDLLERYPSQLSGGERQRVAMGRALARRPSAFLMDEPLSNLDAKLRTHLRAEIAQLTTGLGVTTLYVTHDQAEAMSLGDRVAVLRGGVLQQVDTPRNVYALPRNVFVAAFIGTPRINLLRGVVRAPLDGAMSINLGRQALRLPEPLSAEHKLLRVQQGREVIVGLRSEAIRVAPGRAARPGEALITGLVRHVEFQGHEVLAHFDTGSAPAQVPTLESPRPDLPRPPRRRRTPPLLTRLRPHPAPPETPPPTPQVVVPGDLIVRTTPDLDLRPGAQLPLLVDLTRLFVFDHRGERVSPAPAHHLPDLAE